In a genomic window of Punica granatum isolate Tunisia-2019 chromosome 6, ASM765513v2, whole genome shotgun sequence:
- the LOC116211711 gene encoding aluminum-activated malate transporter 8-like: MGSVVIPIQESKRDDVASEPKKSFRSYVASVGFVREGRSKYDMRKVIHSIKVGIALVLVSLLYLVDPLYNEVGKNAMWAIMTVVVLFEFFAGATLSKGINRGIGTILGGALGCIAAVLAQQIGGVGNSVLVGISIFIFGAAATYSRLIPSIKIRYDYGSMIFILTFTLVVVSGLRAEQVMDVARQRLATIGMGFGICIFTSLLVFPNWASDELHVSMATKLEHVASSIEGCLEEYFMSGSDKEKQGSNSCKNCKSVLHSKSKDEMLANFARWEPWHGKFGFSYPWNKYLQIGENLRELAVTVVSLRSCLESPRQPTKDLREPMREPCRAVVSTLSWALNELRESIMKMKKFQGGPEVLPKLKAVRVELTLLTAQVGALQKDEELAVVSFVFLLTEIVEKVEELGKEVEELGKLARFRAL, translated from the exons ATGGGTTCAGTCGTGATACCTATTCAGGAAAGTAAAAGGGATGACGTTGCTTCAGAACCTAAGAAAAGCTTCCGGTCCTATGTAGCTTCTGTTGGTTTTGTTAGAGAGGGGAGAAGCAAGTATGATATGAGGAAGGTGATTCATAGTATAAAGGTTGGGATAGCCCTTGTCCTAGTTTCACTCCTCTATCTCGTTGATCCACTGTACAATGAAGTTGGCAAGAATGCTATGTGGGCAATCATGACGGTCGTGGTCCTCTTCGAGTTTTTTGCTG GTGCCACACTCAGCAAGGGGATAAATCGTGGTATTGGGACGATACTAGGAGGTGCCTTAGGGTGCATTGCTGCTGTTCTTGCTCAACAAATTGGTGGAGTCGGAAATTCAGTTTTGGTGGgcatatctatatttatatttg GGGCAGCTGCAACGTATTCTCGGCTAATTCCAAGCATTAAGATAAGATACGATTATGGGTCCATGATATTCATCCTCACCTTTACTCTGGTAGTGGTGTCCGGTTTGAGGGCAGAGCAGGTCATGGATGTTGCTCGGCAGCGTCTCGCTACAATTGGGATGGGATTCGGTATATGCATCTTCACGAGCTTGCTTGTGTTCCCTAATTGGGCAAGTGACGAACTTCATGTTTCTATGGCCACCAAATTAGAACATGTTGCTTCCTCCATTGAAG GATGCTTGGAGGAGTACTTCATGTCGGGAAGTGATAAGGAAAAACAGGGAAGCAATAGCTGCAAGAATTGCAAGAGTGTTCTGCATTCGAAATCTAAGGACGAGATGCTA GCTAATTTCGCAAGGTGGGAACCATGGCATGGTAAATTCGGTTTCTCATATCCATGGAACAAGTATCTACAGATCGGGGAGAATCTTAGAGAGCTTGCTGTAACCGTTGTTTCACTAAGAAGCTGCCTCGAATCTCCAAGACAG CCCACGAAGGATCTACGGGAGCCAATGAGAGAACCATGCAGAGCTGTCGTGTCAACGCTGTCTTGGGCTCTAAATGAGCTCAGAGAGAGCATCATGAAGATGAAAAAGTTCCAAGGAGGCCCAGAGGTCTTGCCCAAGTTAAAGGCGGTAAGAGTCGAACTGACACTGCTCACAGCTCAAGTTGGAGCATTACAG